From the Salinimicrobium tongyeongense genome, one window contains:
- a CDS encoding amidase family protein — protein sequence MKQLLFLCLLPLVFISCGLKTGEDKEAKEALVWQPEDETAELEEQTSHELERMRFRLINSKYLDKNEIWKPFEKDLANFSARKYESLKPLIFERSIPELQRAVKNGRLTYTDLTLFYIYRIRELESNNELSLNAIIALNPNVVNRARELDKRGIPAGIENSVYGMPVLLKDNINTAGLTTTAGAIALANNIPAKNAFIVDRLEQHNALILGKANLSEWAYYFCDGCPLGYSAVGGQTLNPYGRKEFETGGSSSGSGVAVAANYAVAAVGTETAGSIISPAAKNAVVGLKPTVGLLSRSGIVPISETLDTPGPMTKYVIDTAILLNALTGKDPKDTVSVAANEDYVKALSPDALNGKRIGVMKSLMQDSIYNKAIQTLKEGGAVIVEFEAEEVPLNNFLSLLNADMKKDLPAYLNTAAGKQVAFGSVDEIVAYNKEDSLLRAPYGQQLFEAIVADTTSAAQLEKIVAQLRDKGRSFFDVPMQKHNLDAVASINNYHAAYAAVAKYPALAVPAGYEASGEPKSITLIAKAFEEYKLLNMGYAFEQLSYARKPPKNYR from the coding sequence ATGAAGCAGCTCCTCTTTCTTTGTCTGCTCCCGCTGGTTTTTATCTCCTGTGGCCTAAAAACGGGAGAAGACAAAGAGGCTAAGGAGGCCCTGGTGTGGCAGCCTGAAGATGAAACTGCCGAACTCGAGGAGCAGACCTCTCACGAGCTCGAAAGAATGAGGTTCAGGCTTATTAATTCAAAGTACCTCGACAAAAACGAAATATGGAAGCCTTTTGAAAAGGATCTTGCCAATTTTTCTGCCAGGAAGTACGAATCTTTAAAGCCGCTCATCTTCGAAAGAAGCATCCCCGAACTGCAACGCGCGGTGAAGAACGGCCGACTCACCTATACCGATCTTACGCTTTTCTATATCTACCGCATCAGGGAGCTGGAAAGCAACAATGAGCTTTCGCTAAATGCGATAATTGCTTTGAACCCCAATGTGGTAAACCGGGCCAGGGAACTCGATAAGCGCGGAATTCCTGCAGGTATCGAGAATTCCGTGTATGGCATGCCGGTGCTTCTAAAAGACAACATCAATACTGCCGGGCTCACAACTACCGCCGGGGCCATTGCCCTTGCCAACAACATACCTGCCAAAAATGCCTTTATTGTAGATAGGTTGGAGCAGCATAACGCACTTATTTTAGGCAAGGCCAACCTCAGTGAATGGGCCTACTACTTTTGTGATGGCTGCCCTTTGGGCTATAGCGCCGTGGGTGGACAAACCTTAAACCCCTACGGAAGGAAAGAATTTGAAACCGGGGGCTCCAGTTCGGGAAGTGGCGTAGCCGTTGCCGCAAACTATGCAGTGGCCGCCGTTGGTACCGAAACTGCCGGCTCCATAATTTCCCCCGCGGCTAAAAATGCGGTGGTAGGTTTAAAACCAACTGTCGGTTTACTGAGTCGCAGCGGTATTGTTCCTATTTCCGAAACCCTCGATACGCCCGGCCCCATGACCAAATACGTGATCGATACCGCCATTTTGCTCAACGCCCTTACCGGCAAAGATCCAAAAGACACAGTATCTGTGGCGGCAAATGAAGATTACGTAAAAGCTCTTTCTCCTGATGCTTTAAACGGAAAAAGGATAGGGGTAATGAAATCCCTCATGCAGGATTCCATTTACAACAAGGCCATTCAAACCCTGAAGGAAGGCGGGGCCGTGATCGTGGAATTTGAAGCCGAAGAAGTGCCGCTCAACAACTTCCTCAGCCTGCTCAATGCCGATATGAAAAAAGATCTTCCGGCCTATTTAAATACCGCCGCAGGAAAGCAGGTGGCCTTTGGCAGTGTAGATGAGATCGTAGCCTATAATAAAGAAGACAGCCTGCTAAGGGCGCCCTACGGGCAGCAGCTTTTTGAAGCTATTGTGGCCGATACTACCAGTGCTGCCCAACTTGAGAAAATTGTAGCGCAACTGCGCGATAAAGGGAGAAGCTTTTTTGATGTGCCCATGCAAAAGCACAATCTTGATGCCGTGGCTTCAATTAACAACTATCACGCGGCCTATGCAGCCGTGGCTAAATATCCGGCGCTGGCCGTTCCTGCAGGTTATGAGGCCTCGGGAGAGCCTAAGAGCATTACGCTTATCGCCAAAGCTTTTGAAGAGTATAAGCTTTTAAATATGGGCTATGCTTTTGAGCAGCTAAGCTATGCCCGCAAGCCCCCAAAGAATTACAGGTAA
- a CDS encoding P-loop ATPase, Sll1717 family, whose amino-acid sequence MDKLELLEKLTFGERIAEDESTKLKGYFVSTHIWSQVYNGKTDVIYGPKGSGKSAIYSILEGEVDDLFFNKNVLITSAENPRGNTVFKGLTLNPPTSEKEFVRLWKLYFLIITNSILLDWGINDENIKKIGRSLESSGLKPPETNLRSILKTCMDYVKSFGNIESLQPGIDLNEATGLPSGLSMKVSFREPNTAERKAGIVSVESLYELLNETLIKNEISLWILIDRLDVAFSENLDLETNALKALFIVYNDLKPYGNIELKIFLRDDIWRRITKQGFREASHITKTVTITWTRESLLNLIISRALNNEDIIKHYDVEREDVLSDFDKQEALFYQLFPDQVDQGAKKPRTLDWILSRVRDGLNIVAPRELIHLLNETISEQINLVAIGEDKGDSKSLFAPVALKRALDKVSKVRLEQTIYAEYPKLRNWIEKLEAEKAEHTPETLANLWKVELEEAKKIAQELNLIGFFEEKGTKQSPRYWIPFLYRNELKIIQGSAD is encoded by the coding sequence ATGGATAAGCTTGAATTATTGGAGAAGTTAACTTTTGGTGAAAGAATTGCTGAAGACGAAAGCACCAAGCTAAAGGGATACTTTGTATCAACACATATTTGGTCACAAGTCTATAACGGCAAGACTGATGTGATTTATGGACCCAAAGGAAGTGGGAAAAGTGCTATTTACTCCATTCTGGAAGGTGAGGTTGACGATCTTTTTTTCAATAAGAATGTACTGATTACTTCTGCTGAAAATCCGAGAGGGAATACTGTTTTCAAAGGCCTCACTCTAAATCCACCAACTAGTGAAAAGGAATTTGTCCGATTATGGAAACTATATTTCCTTATTATAACTAATTCAATTCTCCTTGATTGGGGGATCAATGATGAAAACATAAAAAAAATTGGAAGATCTCTTGAGAGTTCAGGATTAAAACCGCCTGAAACTAACTTAAGGTCTATCCTAAAAACCTGTATGGATTATGTTAAGAGTTTTGGAAATATTGAGTCACTTCAACCTGGAATTGATTTGAATGAAGCTACTGGACTTCCTTCAGGGTTAAGCATGAAGGTTTCTTTCAGAGAACCAAATACAGCGGAACGAAAAGCTGGAATTGTTTCAGTTGAATCTTTGTATGAACTTCTTAATGAGACACTAATCAAAAATGAAATCTCATTATGGATTTTGATTGATAGGTTAGATGTAGCGTTTTCTGAGAACCTTGATTTAGAAACGAATGCTTTAAAAGCCTTATTTATAGTTTATAATGATCTAAAACCATATGGCAATATTGAGTTAAAAATTTTCCTTCGAGATGATATATGGAGAAGAATAACAAAGCAAGGCTTTAGAGAGGCGAGTCACATAACTAAGACTGTAACAATTACATGGACTAGAGAATCGCTTCTGAACCTAATAATCTCTAGAGCACTAAATAATGAAGATATAATTAAGCATTATGATGTCGAAAGGGAAGATGTTTTAAGTGATTTTGATAAACAAGAAGCTCTTTTCTACCAATTATTTCCAGATCAAGTTGATCAAGGAGCCAAAAAACCACGTACTCTTGACTGGATACTTTCTAGAGTTCGAGATGGGCTGAATATTGTTGCCCCGAGAGAATTGATTCATTTGCTTAATGAAACGATTTCAGAACAGATCAATTTAGTAGCGATTGGTGAAGATAAGGGAGATAGTAAGTCTCTTTTTGCACCTGTTGCCCTAAAAAGAGCATTAGATAAAGTATCCAAGGTTAGATTAGAACAGACAATCTATGCCGAATATCCGAAACTAAGAAACTGGATTGAGAAGCTTGAAGCTGAAAAGGCTGAACATACTCCCGAGACATTGGCTAACCTTTGGAAGGTTGAATTGGAGGAAGCAAAAAAAATTGCTCAAGAATTAAATCTAATTGGATTCTTTGAAGAAAAAGGTACTAAACAATCTCCTAGATATTGGATACCATTTTTATATCGAAATGAATTAAAAATAATCCAAGGATCTGCAGATTAA
- a CDS encoding IS1182 family transposase gives MQGKKNYQEKLFTSFRLSDRIPKENFYRRLKEALNLEFLYPLTQKFYGDSGQKSIDPVVFFKICLVGYLENITTDRGVMNHCAMRLDILYFLGYDVDEELPWHSTISRTRQLFPEDIFEEVFTKVLKLCIEVGLVTGHTQAIDSAPVKANASMDSLEIKVPAEDLEEHLSKVRVQSSRDRKAKGNKAPEKQQKITASKKELQEIKSRNKKWSEDQDMRPGAKNKGSKYTSNKTHYSPTDPDARISVKPGKARKLNYLCNLAVDIEAHVITDVRAYHADKKDTKYLQDTAARLNRRLRREGLIWENVLADAGYSSGENYAYFEKKGLTTYIPPHGTYKGGPEGFEYIKEGNYWLCPQGKKVTFRKQKMENGNLKDNYFTTRADCKGCPIKTDCIGKSHEKRINITAYREEYDRNIERVKTRRGRYMKAKRQSTVEPVFGTLKEFLGLRKVNTIGIRQANKCMHLAAIAYNLKKYLKFKAKKVKSGAEQLAWLLQPKTYYRNLTVQF, from the coding sequence ATGCAAGGCAAGAAAAATTATCAGGAAAAACTCTTCACTTCCTTCCGTCTCAGTGACCGGATCCCAAAAGAAAATTTTTACCGACGTTTAAAAGAAGCCCTGAACCTGGAGTTTCTTTATCCGCTTACGCAAAAGTTCTACGGAGATAGTGGACAGAAAAGCATTGATCCGGTGGTCTTTTTTAAAATCTGCCTGGTGGGATATTTAGAGAACATTACTACGGATCGTGGGGTAATGAACCATTGTGCAATGCGGTTGGACATCCTCTATTTCCTGGGATATGATGTGGATGAAGAACTGCCCTGGCACAGTACCATCAGCCGTACCCGGCAGCTTTTTCCTGAAGATATCTTTGAGGAAGTTTTTACCAAAGTTTTAAAGCTGTGTATTGAAGTCGGATTGGTAACCGGGCACACCCAGGCAATTGATTCCGCTCCTGTAAAAGCCAATGCTTCCATGGACAGCCTGGAGATCAAAGTCCCGGCAGAAGACCTCGAGGAGCATCTTTCCAAGGTGCGTGTACAAAGCAGCAGGGATCGCAAAGCCAAAGGGAACAAAGCCCCTGAAAAACAGCAGAAGATCACAGCAAGTAAGAAAGAGCTTCAGGAAATCAAAAGCCGGAACAAGAAATGGAGCGAGGACCAGGACATGCGCCCCGGGGCCAAAAACAAAGGCAGCAAGTACACCAGCAACAAAACCCATTACAGCCCAACAGATCCCGATGCCAGGATAAGTGTCAAACCCGGGAAGGCCAGAAAACTGAACTACCTGTGTAACCTGGCGGTAGATATTGAAGCACACGTTATCACTGATGTACGGGCATACCACGCAGACAAGAAAGACACCAAATACCTACAGGATACTGCCGCAAGACTCAACAGGCGCTTGCGCCGGGAAGGTTTGATCTGGGAGAATGTATTGGCAGATGCCGGTTACAGCAGTGGGGAAAATTACGCATACTTTGAGAAAAAAGGACTGACCACATACATCCCGCCGCACGGGACCTACAAAGGCGGGCCTGAAGGATTTGAGTATATTAAAGAAGGTAATTACTGGCTGTGCCCACAGGGCAAGAAAGTTACCTTCCGGAAGCAGAAAATGGAAAATGGTAATCTAAAGGACAATTATTTTACCACACGGGCCGATTGTAAAGGCTGTCCTATAAAAACGGACTGCATTGGCAAAAGCCATGAAAAAAGGATCAACATTACTGCCTACCGGGAGGAATACGATAGGAACATTGAACGGGTAAAGACCAGGCGCGGCCGCTATATGAAAGCCAAACGCCAAAGCACTGTAGAACCTGTTTTTGGTACACTAAAGGAATTCCTGGGGCTTCGGAAGGTGAATACCATTGGGATCAGGCAAGCAAATAAATGTATGCATCTGGCCGCCATTGCTTACAACCTCAAAAAATACCTGAAATTCAAAGCGAAGAAGGTGAAATCCGGAGCAGAGCAGCTCGCTTGGCTCCTTCAACCAAAAACCTACTACAGGAATCTCACAGTTCAATTTTAA
- a CDS encoding SIMPL domain-containing protein: MKYIAPIFVSVAIVLAAYIAGNFYLKRATPPGVIAVTGSGSEDFTSDLIVWEGTFSQTSMQLQAAFERLNDDKETVRQYLISKGIDEKNIVFNSVQTTELREAQYQNGNYVGEIFKGYQLQQTVKIESTDVPMVEKVSREITELLQKGVQFNSTPPRYYYTKLSDLKIQMIQAATEDARIRAEKIAENSGSELGSLRSADLGVFQIIGQNSGESFTWGGAYNTADKKKTASVTMRLEFEID, from the coding sequence ATGAAATACATCGCCCCCATTTTCGTATCGGTCGCCATAGTACTGGCTGCCTACATTGCCGGAAATTTTTACCTGAAAAGGGCCACTCCTCCCGGTGTGATCGCAGTGACCGGATCGGGGAGTGAAGATTTCACTTCAGACCTTATTGTATGGGAAGGTACTTTTTCACAAACCAGCATGCAACTGCAGGCGGCTTTCGAGAGGCTTAACGACGACAAAGAAACCGTGAGGCAATACCTTATTTCAAAAGGAATAGACGAGAAAAATATTGTTTTCAACTCGGTTCAGACCACCGAGCTTAGGGAAGCACAATACCAAAACGGCAATTACGTGGGGGAAATCTTTAAAGGTTACCAGCTTCAGCAAACCGTAAAAATCGAATCTACAGATGTACCTATGGTTGAAAAAGTGTCGCGTGAGATCACCGAACTTTTGCAAAAAGGCGTGCAGTTCAACTCCACTCCGCCGCGATATTACTACACAAAATTAAGTGACCTCAAGATCCAGATGATCCAGGCCGCCACAGAAGATGCCCGCATAAGGGCCGAAAAGATCGCCGAAAACAGCGGCAGTGAACTGGGCTCTCTGCGCAGTGCCGATCTTGGCGTTTTCCAGATCATTGGCCAGAACAGCGGCGAAAGCTTCACCTGGGGCGGTGCCTATAATACCGCCGATAAGAAGAAAACAGCCTCGGTGACCATGAGGCTGGAGTTTGAAATCGATTAG
- a CDS encoding OsmC family protein, producing MTSKVTYLGDLRTRCEHIQSNNTFITDAPVDNQGKGEAFSPTDTVATALGSCMLTIVGIKARDLGLNVEGTTAAITKSMAADPRRISGIKVAISFPASYDEKNRKILERAAETCPVLYSLHPDIVLDISFHYEKTIAE from the coding sequence ATGACTTCAAAAGTAACTTACCTGGGCGACCTGAGAACCCGGTGCGAACATATTCAAAGCAATAACACCTTCATTACAGATGCCCCGGTTGACAACCAGGGAAAGGGGGAGGCCTTTTCCCCAACCGATACCGTTGCTACTGCCTTGGGGAGTTGTATGCTCACCATTGTGGGAATCAAAGCCCGGGACCTGGGGTTGAACGTGGAAGGGACCACTGCCGCGATCACCAAAAGTATGGCTGCCGATCCCAGGCGTATTTCGGGCATAAAAGTTGCAATTTCCTTCCCGGCTTCCTATGACGAGAAAAACAGGAAGATCCTGGAGCGTGCAGCAGAGACTTGTCCGGTGCTGTACAGTCTGCATCCCGATATCGTTCTGGACATCAGTTTTCACTATGAAAAAACTATTGCTGAATAG
- a CDS encoding LysM peptidoglycan-binding domain-containing protein, producing MKKIAVLFLFLQMFALQAFAQQYKYHIVKRGETTQEIARQYNISEETLFKYNPDARRGIEPEGKLVVPINAGAQDNIQASGQEGQKFVMHRVKRKETLFSLSQEYNVSIEDIKRFNKHLYSEELRRGEKIRIPESSPAALTQKPDPSPSPSNIFDLSVKEHVVLPQETLYGISRKYNITIADLQRLNPNMQNLQPGMVITVRNGNVEKVVDVDGKLFKYYQVQPQETIFSLTRRFGISRDSLVSLNPALADGLKSGMVLKIPNIELTEGVGEYEAEEFVNLERKMNNYSTKNLVLMLPFNKNKLVVTDTSDNYADRIKKDQVMQLSLDFYSGVLMAVDSAKTIGISTDLRVLDTEQNPGKVNLLLNTENFNDVDAVIGPLLQSTVETAARGLERRNIPVVSPLSKKQITALDNYLQARPTDEMLREAMITFISDNSAGKNLVIIADGSAGETRRRLSAAFPSARLVTPSEGGYINQAQVAGALDKTRPNWIILESDKIGVLSNATSYLNSLADSYKITLLTTDRNKSFESDNISNSHLGKLNFHYPSVDRAFDPEKNRDFIQKYVEKYGVVPNSAAVRGFDVTYDVLLRLASAENLYESVKNDSATQYVENKFSYELRPDGGYINNSVYILSYGKDLNLKVVR from the coding sequence ATGAAAAAAATTGCAGTTCTTTTCCTCTTTTTACAAATGTTTGCCTTGCAGGCGTTTGCACAGCAGTACAAATACCACATTGTAAAAAGAGGGGAAACTACACAGGAGATTGCCAGGCAGTACAATATTTCTGAAGAAACCCTTTTTAAATACAATCCTGATGCCCGCCGCGGAATAGAACCGGAAGGAAAGCTGGTAGTGCCCATAAATGCTGGGGCTCAGGATAATATCCAGGCTTCAGGGCAGGAAGGTCAAAAATTCGTCATGCATCGCGTGAAGCGAAAAGAGACCCTTTTTAGCCTTTCGCAGGAATATAACGTGAGCATTGAAGATATTAAAAGGTTCAATAAGCATCTTTATTCCGAAGAACTTAGAAGAGGGGAAAAGATCAGGATTCCTGAAAGCAGCCCTGCTGCGCTAACGCAGAAGCCCGACCCTTCACCCTCTCCTTCAAATATTTTTGACCTAAGCGTGAAGGAACACGTGGTGCTTCCGCAGGAAACCCTTTACGGAATTTCCAGAAAATACAACATCACCATTGCCGATTTACAACGGCTTAACCCTAATATGCAGAACCTGCAGCCCGGGATGGTCATCACCGTAAGGAACGGCAATGTGGAGAAAGTGGTTGATGTGGATGGAAAACTTTTCAAATACTACCAGGTACAGCCGCAGGAAACCATTTTTAGCCTTACCCGTCGCTTCGGAATTAGTCGCGATTCGCTGGTGTCACTGAACCCGGCATTGGCCGATGGTTTGAAATCGGGCATGGTGCTTAAGATCCCGAATATTGAGCTTACTGAAGGTGTTGGCGAGTATGAAGCTGAAGAATTCGTGAACCTGGAGCGAAAGATGAATAACTACAGCACAAAGAACCTGGTGCTGATGTTGCCTTTCAACAAGAACAAACTTGTGGTGACCGATACTTCCGATAATTATGCCGATAGGATCAAGAAAGACCAGGTGATGCAGCTGTCGCTTGATTTCTATTCGGGTGTTTTGATGGCGGTAGATTCGGCTAAAACCATCGGGATCTCTACAGATCTCAGGGTGTTAGACACTGAACAGAATCCGGGGAAAGTGAACCTGCTGCTCAATACCGAAAACTTTAATGATGTTGATGCGGTAATTGGGCCACTTTTACAGTCTACCGTAGAGACTGCCGCAAGAGGTTTGGAACGAAGGAATATTCCCGTGGTTTCACCGCTTTCCAAAAAACAGATCACTGCGCTCGACAATTACCTGCAGGCCCGGCCTACAGATGAAATGTTGCGGGAAGCCATGATCACATTTATTTCAGATAATTCGGCAGGTAAGAACCTGGTGATCATTGCCGACGGAAGTGCGGGCGAGACCAGGAGAAGGCTTTCTGCTGCTTTCCCTTCAGCCAGGCTGGTAACTCCTTCAGAAGGTGGTTACATCAACCAGGCGCAGGTGGCGGGGGCTTTAGATAAAACCCGCCCCAACTGGATCATCCTTGAATCTGACAAGATTGGGGTGCTGAGTAATGCCACTTCATATTTAAATTCGCTTGCCGATTCTTACAAGATCACGCTTCTGACTACAGACAGGAACAAATCTTTTGAAAGTGACAATATTTCGAACAGCCATTTAGGAAAGCTCAATTTCCATTACCCTTCTGTAGACCGTGCTTTTGATCCTGAAAAGAACCGGGATTTCATACAAAAGTACGTTGAAAAATATGGAGTAGTGCCTAATTCCGCAGCGGTAAGAGGTTTTGACGTGACCTATGATGTGCTGTTAAGGCTGGCTTCGGCCGAAAACCTTTATGAATCTGTAAAGAACGACAGCGCAACCCAGTATGTAGAGAACAAATTTAGCTACGAGCTTCGTCCCGATGGTGGCTATATCAATAACTCCGTCTATATTTTATCTTACGGAAAAGACCTTAACTTAAAAGTAGTTAGATAA
- the guaA gene encoding glutamine-hydrolyzing GMP synthase codes for MHNNVLILDFGSQYTQLIARRVRELNIYCEIHPFNKIPNELSGFKAVILSGSPFSVRAEDAPHPDLSRIRKQLPVLAVCYGAQYLAHFNGGKVEASEIREYGRANLSVIKDGEALFAHITENSQVWMSHSDTIKELPQNGVRLASTPDVLNAAYRIDGEETYAIQFHPEVYHSTDGKQLLENFLVNIAKVEQEWTPEAFVDMTVADLKKQIGDDKVVLGLSGGVDSTVAAVLLHKAIGKNLYCIFVNNGLLRKNEFESVLDQYKHMGLNVKGVDASARFLEALAGISDPEGKRKAIGKTFIDVFDDEAHRIKDVKYLAQGTIYPDVIESVSVNGPSVTIKSHHNVGGLPAYMKLKVVEPLRMLFKDEVRRVGAELEIDKELLGRHPFPGPGLAIRILGDITPEKVRILQEVDAIFINGLKEWMLYDKVWQAGAILLPVNSVGVMGDERTYEKVVALRAVESTDGMTADWVNLPYDFLQKTSNTIINRVKGVNRVVYDISSKPPATIEWE; via the coding sequence ATGCACAACAACGTCCTTATTTTAGATTTCGGCTCTCAATACACACAATTGATTGCCCGCCGGGTTCGAGAACTCAATATTTACTGCGAGATCCACCCCTTCAACAAGATTCCAAATGAGCTTTCAGGTTTTAAGGCTGTAATACTTTCGGGAAGCCCTTTTTCTGTGAGAGCAGAAGATGCGCCACATCCCGATCTTTCCAGGATCAGGAAACAGCTTCCGGTCCTGGCCGTATGTTATGGTGCGCAATATCTGGCGCATTTTAACGGCGGAAAAGTGGAAGCTTCAGAAATAAGGGAATACGGCCGCGCAAATCTTTCGGTGATCAAAGATGGTGAAGCCTTGTTTGCCCATATTACTGAAAACTCACAGGTATGGATGAGCCACAGTGATACCATTAAAGAACTGCCCCAAAATGGGGTTAGGCTGGCAAGTACGCCCGATGTGTTAAATGCTGCTTACCGCATTGATGGTGAAGAAACTTACGCCATCCAGTTCCATCCCGAAGTTTACCACTCCACAGATGGAAAGCAACTTTTGGAAAACTTTCTTGTAAATATCGCAAAAGTTGAACAGGAATGGACGCCCGAAGCTTTTGTAGACATGACGGTAGCCGACCTTAAGAAGCAAATTGGCGACGATAAAGTGGTATTGGGGCTAAGCGGAGGCGTAGATTCTACCGTTGCCGCCGTACTGCTGCATAAAGCCATTGGCAAGAACCTTTACTGCATCTTTGTAAATAACGGCCTGTTAAGAAAGAATGAATTTGAAAGTGTGCTCGACCAGTACAAGCACATGGGGCTAAACGTAAAAGGGGTTGATGCTTCGGCACGTTTTTTGGAAGCCCTGGCAGGGATCTCAGACCCTGAAGGGAAGCGGAAGGCGATAGGAAAGACCTTTATCGATGTTTTTGATGATGAGGCCCACCGCATAAAGGATGTAAAGTACCTGGCACAGGGCACCATTTATCCCGATGTAATTGAATCTGTTTCGGTGAACGGGCCTTCGGTGACCATAAAATCTCACCACAATGTGGGAGGCCTTCCGGCTTATATGAAACTTAAGGTGGTTGAGCCTTTGAGGATGTTGTTTAAGGATGAGGTGAGAAGAGTGGGGGCAGAGCTGGAGATCGATAAGGAGCTGCTGGGCAGGCATCCTTTCCCGGGGCCGGGGCTTGCCATAAGGATCCTTGGAGATATCACGCCCGAGAAAGTTCGTATTTTACAGGAAGTGGATGCCATATTTATAAACGGATTAAAAGAATGGATGCTGTATGACAAGGTTTGGCAGGCAGGTGCGATCCTTTTACCGGTGAACTCAGTAGGGGTAATGGGCGATGAAAGAACCTATGAAAAAGTGGTTGCCCTGCGTGCGGTAGAATCTACCGACGGGATGACTGCCGACTGGGTGAATTTGCCTTATGATTTTTTACAAAAGACATCCAATACAATAATTAACAGAGTTAAGGGCGTTAATAGGGTAGTATATGACATAAGTTCCAAACCGCCTGCCACTATTGAGTGGGAATAA